A region from the Lysobacter antibioticus genome encodes:
- a CDS encoding cytochrome c oxidase assembly factor Coa1 family protein, translated as MNDERPNPGWWGRNWKWAVPSGCLTLILLAGLLLVGVIGLGIKGLSGVMKASEPYRHAIALAEGNAEVVAALGTPLRTGSMIQGTLSTENASGHADLSVPLTGPKGEARLYIKGEREADRWTYSLIEVAIEGSGQRIDLLKDEGAPAEPAAPAAQPETEPQDDPDADPEAAPADNGDLVSATAAAGRGKI; from the coding sequence ATGAACGACGAACGCCCGAACCCCGGCTGGTGGGGCCGCAATTGGAAGTGGGCGGTGCCGAGCGGTTGCCTGACTCTGATCCTGCTCGCCGGCCTGTTGCTGGTCGGCGTCATCGGCCTGGGCATCAAGGGCTTGTCGGGGGTGATGAAAGCCAGCGAGCCGTACCGGCACGCCATCGCATTGGCCGAGGGCAATGCCGAGGTCGTGGCCGCACTCGGCACCCCGCTGCGCACCGGCAGCATGATCCAGGGCACGCTGAGCACCGAAAACGCGAGCGGCCATGCCGACCTGTCGGTGCCGCTGACCGGCCCCAAGGGCGAGGCGCGGCTCTACATCAAGGGCGAACGCGAGGCCGATCGCTGGACCTATTCGCTGATCGAGGTGGCGATCGAAGGCAGCGGGCAACGCATCGATCTGCTGAAAGATGAGGGCGCGCCGGCCGAGCCCGCAGCGCCCGCCGCCCAACCCGAAACGGAACCTCAGGACGATCCCGACGCCGACCCGGAGGCCGCGCCCGCCGACAACGGCGACTTGGTCAGCGCGACGGCAGCGGCAGGCCGCGGAAAGATTTGA
- a CDS encoding aspartate/glutamate racemase family protein, with protein sequence MNQVAMKTLGLLGGMSWESTLPYYRLINETVRERLGGLHSAKLLLYSVDFAEVERLQHAGDWDAAGVLLGQAARSLRDGGAQLLVICTNTMHKVADAVEAASGLPLLHIADPTGAAIRAAGLSRIGLLGTRFTMEQDFYRQRLIERHGLDVIVPDPAGRELVHRVIYEELCLGRIRDESRQAYRDVIAGLVARGAQGVILGCTEIGLLIGAGDVEIPLFDTTALHARAAALAAIEGA encoded by the coding sequence ATGAACCAAGTCGCGATGAAGACGCTGGGCCTGCTCGGCGGCATGAGCTGGGAATCGACCCTGCCGTATTACCGGTTGATCAACGAAACCGTACGCGAACGCCTCGGCGGTCTGCATTCGGCCAAGCTGCTGCTGTACAGCGTCGATTTCGCCGAGGTCGAACGCCTGCAACACGCCGGCGACTGGGACGCGGCCGGCGTGCTGCTCGGCCAGGCCGCGCGCTCGCTGCGCGACGGCGGCGCGCAGTTGCTGGTGATCTGCACCAACACCATGCACAAGGTCGCCGATGCGGTCGAAGCCGCGTCCGGCTTGCCGTTGCTGCACATCGCCGACCCGACCGGCGCGGCGATCCGCGCGGCGGGATTGAGCCGGATCGGCCTGCTCGGCACGCGCTTCACCATGGAACAGGACTTCTATCGCCAGCGTTTGATCGAACGCCACGGCCTCGACGTGATCGTGCCCGACCCGGCCGGCCGCGAACTCGTCCACCGGGTGATCTACGAGGAGCTCTGCCTGGGCCGTATTCGCGACGAGTCGCGGCAGGCTTATCGCGACGTCATCGCCGGCCTGGTCGCGCGCGGCGCGCAGGGCGTGATCCTCGGCTGCACCGAGATCGGCCTGCTGATCGGCGCCGGCGATGTCGAGATCCCCTTGTTCGACACCACCGCCCTGCATGCGCGTGCGGCGGCGCTGGCGGCGATCGAAGGCGCTTGA
- a CDS encoding Lrp/AsnC family transcriptional regulator, protein MATIELDRTDIVLLAELQRDGRLTNAELAERVHLSASACLRRVQRLEREGVISGYRAEVDPERLGLGLQAFVRVRLGRHDSEAVAAFAEFVETWDEVVACYALTGDMDYLLQIVVRDLEHLSRFLLDRLLNQAGGADINSSLVLRTVKSFRGLPLPSR, encoded by the coding sequence TTGGCCACCATAGAACTCGACCGTACCGACATCGTCCTGCTCGCCGAGCTGCAGCGCGACGGCCGCCTCACCAACGCCGAGCTGGCCGAGCGCGTGCACCTGTCGGCTTCGGCCTGCCTGCGCCGGGTCCAGCGCCTGGAACGCGAAGGGGTGATCTCCGGTTACCGCGCCGAGGTCGATCCCGAGCGCCTCGGCCTGGGCCTGCAGGCCTTCGTGCGGGTGCGCCTGGGCCGCCACGACAGCGAGGCGGTCGCGGCCTTCGCCGAGTTCGTCGAAACCTGGGACGAGGTCGTGGCCTGTTACGCGCTGACCGGCGACATGGACTATCTGCTGCAGATCGTCGTGCGCGATCTCGAGCACCTGTCGCGCTTCCTGCTCGATCGCCTGCTCAACCAGGCCGGCGGCGCCGACATCAACTCCAGCCTGGTGCTGCGTACGGTCAAATCTTTCCGCGGCCTGCCGCTGCCGTCGCGCTGA